Proteins found in one Crassostrea angulata isolate pt1a10 chromosome 3, ASM2561291v2, whole genome shotgun sequence genomic segment:
- the LOC128176652 gene encoding uncharacterized protein LOC128176652, with amino-acid sequence MKSFLVLLSVACSCYGLHILPCEPGDPGPLGCDAYQRNGGRLDVGGAGGGAMNSIGFDQNQNAGFGNGLGSNFLEPRLEFGMDGGVVNDFNNGFGQDVGLVDTGFDNGFQNDLSGLSLDSNIGPGGFDPSLGAGGFDAGVGGGFDAGFDVNSGLDGPFIGGGGGGGFDGFDNGLGGNIGGPSIGGNFGGGKGGIIGGPSVGGFNEGFGFDGNLGGADFGQNIGFGGAGIGKGKGFGGAIGSGAGFGKGNGIGGAIGGGVGFGKGKGFDGGIGGNAGFGKGKGFGGGIAGGAKFEKGKGFGGGIGGGKFGGSLGPSYPKRKGFNIDRRYNKGFGGGSGWGSRGKGIIGGSHGIMGGKGIGGGKGIIGGIGIGGGLGFRGGLGKGFGKNRRMNYGPQLGHSLKPRIGKRPIFRHRRPNIFPIKRPYPSFGIRSPVSMLPKSYGRVSNYPKNMPIKPIRRMASGY; translated from the coding sequence ATGAAGTCGTTTCTTGTTCTCCTGAGCGTCGCCTGCTCCTGTTATGGACTTCACATCCTGCCGTGTGAGCCTGGAGACCCGGGGCCCCTGGGGTGTGATGCCTATCAGAGAAACGGTGGCCGCCTAGACGTAGGTGGTGCCGGAGGTGGAGCAATGAATTCCATCGGGTTCGATCAGAATCAGAACGCCGGTTTTGGAAACGGACTTGGTTCCAATTTCCTGGAGCCAAGGCTCGAATTTGGAATGGACGGAGGAGTAGTGAACGACTTTAACAATGGATTTGGTCAAGATGTCGGACTGGTCGATACTGGATTCGACAACGGCTTCCAAAATGACTTATCAGGGCTCAGTCTTGACTCCAATATCGGACCTGGGGGATTTGATCCCAGTCTCGGGGCTGGAGGATTTGACGCCGGTGTCGGCGGTGGATTTGACGCTGGCTTTGATGTGAACTCCGGTTTAGATGGGCCTTTCATTGGAGGGGGAGGTGGTGGTGGTTTTGATGGGTTCGACAACGGACTTGGAGGGAATATTGGCGGGCCATCCATCGGAGGAAACTTTGGCGGCGGGAAAGGTGGAATAATCGGGGGACCCTCGGTGGGGGGATTCAATGAAGGGTTTGGATTTGATGGAAACCTCGGTGGGGCAGACTTTGGACAGAACATAGGCTTTGGTGGTGCTGGTATTGGTAAAGGCAAAGGATTCGGAGGTGCCATCGGCAGTGGTGCAGGATTTGGAAAAGGAAATGGTATCGGTGGTGCCATCGGTGGTGGTGTAGGATTTGGAAAAGGAAAAGGTTTCGATGGTGGTATCGGCGGTAATGCAGGATTCGGAAAAGGCAAAGGTTTCGGTGGTGGCATTGCTGGTGgtgcaaaatttgaaaaagggAAAGGCTTCGGTGGAGGTATCGGTGGTGGGAAGTTCGGTGGATCCCTAGGACCATCTTACCCTAAAAGAAAAGGCTTTAATATCGACAGAAGATATAATAAAGGCTTCGGAGGTGGTTCTGGATGGGGGTCAAGAGGAAAGGGAATTATAGGGGGATCTCACGGAATCATGGGAGGAAAAGGCATTGGTGGAGGTAAAGGTATTATTGGAGGTATTGGAATCGGTGGCGGTCTCGGATTTAGAGGCGGTCTCGGCAAAGGATTCGGTAAAAACAGAAGAATGAACTACGGACCACAGTTGGGACATTCTTTGAAACCACGCATTGGAAAACGGCCAATTTTCCGTCATAGACGTCCAAACATATTCCCAATAAAAAGACCTTACCCCAGCTTTGGAATTCGAAGTCCAGTCTCAATGCTACCAAAATCATACGGAAGAGTTTCTAATTATCCAAAGAATATGCCAATTAAGCCGATCCGACGAATGGCGTCCGGTTACTAA